The following proteins come from a genomic window of Salvia hispanica cultivar TCC Black 2014 chromosome 4, UniMelb_Shisp_WGS_1.0, whole genome shotgun sequence:
- the LOC125223060 gene encoding DNA-directed RNA polymerase III subunit RPC5-like, translated as MDLDDLDDGPKQASTRASRFAPKGAKFQPKPKPKAEPPSSSASLSLPPPKKEEVDVKPDIKPYIKLEHDDNGAAKMEVDDEPEDTEFRDGDEDEVVREIDVYFSPSIDIETQLYLLQYPLRQPWRPYELDLDGRCQEVRVKQASREVEIDLAIDVDSANYDNDADPQIQLKKQTIATSWIPHRTQTTGYTIADLTGNKLHLNRIHAAVQLRPSMHHIGVAESKKKTAVSKNVEDVVKLEKQQEAKPSGMSRKPKALEQTNGSVEQSWIRLKYHNTMSDITAGYLRKMMERQGSEISLSMSLDNYLNSLCPGISGGGLSSKVPQRRSLLAKPLKERFQTWLLENPHQLHRFDTLRYLAPDEPIEEVLAVLQEVALLVQGLWIIRTSLCTEMGNGEVRTIALGLFSKDVIVRDDQIPSKPADLKNAVKKFLPNLARERPIFNDWKLKELPDSKFMELYPAIVKKNQEQWKPMEKLYPQDKKRHVVKTPKSGS; from the exons ATGGATTTGGACGATCTCGACGATGGCCCGAAGCAGGCCTCGACCCGGGCTTCTCGCTTCGCGCCTAAGGGCGCGAAATTCCAACCCAAACCCAAGCCGAAAGCGGAACCTCCATCGTCATCGGCATCTTTGTCACTGCCGCCGCCCAAGAAGGAAGAAGTCGACGTCAAGCCCGATATCAAGCCCTATATAAAGCTTGAACACGACGATAACGGTGCAGCAAAAATGGAGGTGGATGATGAACCAGAGGATACTGAATTCAGAGAtggagatgaagatgaagttgttcgAGAAATCGATGtctatttttctccttcgATTGATATCGAGACACAG TTATATCTGCTTCAATATCCACTTAGACAGCCATGGAGACCTTATGAATTGGATTTGGATGGTAGATGCCAAGAG GTGAGAGTGAAGCAAGCAAGTAGAGAAGTGGAAATTGATTTAGCCATTGATGTTGACTCCGCGAATTATGATAATGATGCTGATCCCCAAATCCAGTTGAAGAAACAG ACTATTGCAACATCATGGATTCCACACCGAACTCAAACAACTGGATACACAATTGCTGATCTTACTGGAAATAAG TTACACTTGAATCGTATTCATGCAGCTGTACAACTTCGTCCATCGATGCATCATATTGGTGTGGCGGAATCTAAGAAGAAGACTGCCGTGTCCAAGAATGTTGAGGATGTGGTGAAGTTAGAAAAACAGCAGGAAGCAAAACCTTCTGGGATGTCAAGGAAACCG AAAGCTCTGGAGCAGACCAATGGCAGTGTAGAACAG AGCTGGATTCGGCTCAAGTACCACAACACGATGAGTGACATAACAGCAGGATATCTTCGGAAAATGATGGAACGACAAGGCTCCGAGATTTCATTATCCATGAGTTT GGATAATTATCTGAATAGCTTGTGCCCTGGCATTTCTGGTGGTGGTTTGAGTTCCAAAGTTCCTCAAAGAAG GTCCTTGCTGGCTAAACCACTGAAAGAACGGTTTCAAACTTGGCTTCTTGAG AACCCTCATCAGCTTCATAGATTCGACACTCTGAGGTACCTAGCTCCCGATGAGCCGATCGAAGAAGTGTTAGCAGTCTTGCAGGAAGTTGCTTTATTAGTTCAAGGACTTTGGATCATTAGAACCTCGTTGTGTACAGAGATGGGTAACGGTGAAGTTAGGACTATAGCTCTTGGTCTATTTAGCAAGGACGTGATCGTAAGGGATGATCAAATACCAAGCAAACCAGCTGATCTGAAGAATGCAGTGAAAAAATTCCTGCCTAACTTGGCCAGAGAGAGACCTATCTTTAATGACTGGAAACTTAAAGAGCTTCCAGATTCTAAGTTCATGGAACTATATCCTGCCATTGTAAAGAAAAACCAAGAACAGTGGAAACCCATGGAGAAACTTTATCCTCAAGATAAGAAGAGGCATGTTGTCAAGACCCCAAAATCTGGCAGTTAG